The proteins below are encoded in one region of Drosophila santomea strain STO CAGO 1482 chromosome 2R, Prin_Dsan_1.1, whole genome shotgun sequence:
- the LOC120446840 gene encoding serine/threonine-protein phosphatase Pgam5, mitochondrial, whose product MRYSALWRSVGAMSCGSLVTYLAIRLFDSLEPSMLSGGARGGKERALEPLASGAWLHHWDLDKPQLQKVANGEESSALRHIILVRHGEYSRTTNGSHLTERGRRQAERTGQRLREMDLTWDHVVASTMPRAEETAMIILKQLNLDPLKMKRCTLLPEGTPYPGDPPSKRSARSLDLAYKRDGPRIEAAFRRYFFRASAEQEHDSYLLIVGHSNVIRYLILRALQLPPAAWTRLNLNHGSITWLTVWPSGYVTLRCLGDSGFMPVTEITHRRPK is encoded by the coding sequence ATGAGGTATTCCGCCCTTTGGCGCTCGGTGGGCGCCATGAGCTGCGGATCCCTGGTCACCTACTTGGCCATCCGGCTGTTCGACAGCCTGGAGCCCTCCATGCTTTCAGGTGGAGCACGGGGCGGTAAAGAGCGGGCGCTGGAGCCTTTGGCCAGTGGCGCCTGGCTGCACCATTGGGACTTGGACAAGCCTCAGCTGCAAAAGGTGGCCAATGGCGAGGAGTCCTCCGCCCTGCGACACATTATCCTGGTGCGACATGGCGAGTACTCGAGGACCACGAACGGCAGTCACCTCACGGAACGGGGTCGGCGGCAGGCGGAGCGAACGGGGCAGAGGTTGCGGGAAATGGACTTGACCTGGGACCACGTGGTGGCCTCCACAATGCCGCGAGCCGAGGAGACGGCCATGATCATTCTGAAGCAGCTGAACCTCGATCCCCTGAAGATGAAGCGGTGCACCTTGCTGCCGGAGGGCACTCCGTACCCAGGAGATCCGCCCTCCAAGAGGAGTGCCCGCAGCCTGGATCTGGCCTACAAGAGGGATGGTCCACGGATCGAGGCCGCCTTCAGGCGCTACTTCTTCAGGGCCAGCGCGGAGCAGGAGCACGACTCGTACCTGCTCATCGTGGGCCACTCGAATGTGATCCGTTACCTGATCCTGCGCGCTCTGCAGCTTCCTCCGGCCGCCTGGACGCGCCTCAACCTGAACCACGGCTCCATCACCTGGCTGACTGTGTGGCCGTCGGGCTATGTGACCTTGCGCTGCTTGGGTGACTCCGGCTTCATGCCGGTGACCGAGATCACCCATCGAAGGCCTAAATAG